One genomic region from Blastococcus sp. Marseille-P5729 encodes:
- a CDS encoding CoA ester lyase, with product MRSAKDFFKPLAVGAPQPVMEVPARPSRAIHFFDPSNEKMAGKIPGMVGKVDVLLGNLEDGVKADNKQAARAGLVKIGKEVDFGENTQLWTRLNSLDSPWFHDDVTTLVAEIGDKLDVIMIPKVEGPEDIHFVDRLLAQLEAKAGIQKPLLVHAILETARGMANVEEICAASPRMQGLSLGPADLAADRRMKTTRVGGGHPGYLVRQDPTDGDIEGERTVYQQDLWHYTIARMVDACVMNGIFPYYGPFGDIKDTVACEDQFRNAFLLGCVGAWSLHPAQIEIAKKVFSPSVEDVAHARRVVEAMGDGTGAVMLDGKMEDDASLKQCQVIVKLADQLGALDPELAEKYASAGQEK from the coding sequence ATGCGCAGCGCCAAAGACTTCTTCAAGCCCCTCGCCGTGGGGGCGCCGCAGCCGGTGATGGAGGTGCCCGCCCGCCCGTCGCGCGCGATCCACTTCTTCGACCCGAGCAACGAGAAGATGGCCGGCAAGATTCCCGGGATGGTCGGCAAGGTCGACGTCCTGCTCGGCAACCTCGAGGACGGCGTCAAGGCCGACAACAAGCAAGCCGCTCGCGCGGGTCTGGTGAAGATCGGCAAGGAGGTCGACTTCGGCGAGAACACCCAGCTGTGGACCCGCCTGAACAGCCTCGACTCGCCGTGGTTCCATGACGACGTCACCACCCTCGTCGCGGAGATCGGCGACAAGCTCGATGTGATCATGATCCCGAAGGTCGAGGGGCCGGAGGACATCCACTTCGTCGACCGGCTGCTAGCCCAGCTGGAGGCCAAGGCCGGCATCCAGAAACCGCTGCTGGTGCACGCGATCCTCGAGACCGCCCGCGGAATGGCGAACGTTGAGGAGATCTGCGCGGCCAGCCCGCGGATGCAGGGGCTCTCGCTGGGCCCCGCGGACCTCGCGGCCGACCGCCGCATGAAGACCACCCGCGTGGGCGGGGGCCATCCGGGCTACCTCGTGCGGCAGGACCCGACCGACGGCGACATCGAGGGCGAGCGCACGGTCTACCAGCAGGACCTGTGGCACTACACCATCGCCCGCATGGTCGACGCCTGCGTGATGAACGGGATCTTCCCGTACTACGGCCCGTTCGGTGACATCAAGGACACCGTCGCCTGCGAGGACCAGTTCCGCAACGCCTTCCTCCTCGGCTGCGTCGGTGCCTGGTCACTGCACCCGGCGCAGATCGAGATCGCCAAGAAGGTCTTCAGCCCCAGCGTCGAGGACGTCGCGCACGCCCGCCGGGTCGTCGAGGCCATGGGCGACGGCACCGGCGCCGTCATGCTCGACGGCAAGATGGAGGACGACGCCTCCCTCAAGCAGTGCCAGGTCATCGTCAAGCTCGCCGATCAACTCGGCGCGCTCGACCCCGAGCTGGCCGAGAAGTACGCCTCGGCCGGACAGGAGAAGTAA
- a CDS encoding nuclear transport factor 2 family protein, which translates to MTPDLHPTIERFIEADERMDADALGELFTDDVVLISPITDAFRFEGRRSVSAVYASAFSLFPGIDVHTVTGSGDTWALFLRGTIGGRRFEECQLLRLDGQRIREVTMIGRPVPALLMVMSKIGGAMHERGLMSRKAAIASAGVAPMAALLGVIEKRLMPRLAPRRL; encoded by the coding sequence ATGACGCCTGACCTGCACCCCACCATCGAGCGCTTCATCGAGGCCGACGAGCGGATGGACGCCGACGCGCTCGGCGAGCTGTTCACTGACGACGTCGTGCTCATCTCGCCGATCACCGATGCCTTCCGCTTCGAGGGACGTCGCTCGGTGAGCGCGGTCTACGCGAGCGCCTTCAGCCTGTTCCCCGGCATCGACGTCCACACGGTCACCGGATCGGGCGACACCTGGGCGCTGTTCCTGCGCGGCACGATCGGCGGGCGGCGCTTCGAGGAGTGCCAGCTGCTGCGGCTCGACGGTCAGCGGATCCGCGAGGTCACGATGATCGGCAGACCGGTCCCGGCCCTGCTGATGGTGATGTCGAAGATCGGTGGCGCGATGCACGAGCGCGGGCTGATGTCGCGCAAGGCGGCGATCGCCAGCGCCGGCGTTGCGCCGATGGCCGCGCTGCTCGGGGTGATCGAGAAGCGCCTGATGCCGCGGCTGGCGCCGCGCCGCCTCTGA
- a CDS encoding sec-independent translocase, with amino-acid sequence MFSSLGWPEIAVLIVVALFIFGPDKLPGAAKQAGEALRGLRKQITGAKKQIKEELGDEMPDFDRDLLNPRAFVRKHLWDDLETDNEPSGRGATVVSKEPAKPAPFDSEAT; translated from the coding sequence GTGTTCAGCTCGCTCGGGTGGCCGGAGATCGCCGTCCTGATCGTCGTCGCCCTGTTCATCTTCGGTCCGGACAAGCTCCCGGGCGCGGCCAAGCAGGCCGGTGAGGCGCTGCGCGGGCTACGCAAGCAGATCACTGGCGCCAAGAAGCAGATCAAGGAAGAGCTGGGCGACGAGATGCCCGACTTCGATCGGGACCTGCTCAACCCGCGCGCGTTCGTGCGCAAGCACCTGTGGGACGACCTCGAGACCGACAACGAGCCGTCAGGCCGGGGCGCGACCGTCGTATCGAAGGAGCCGGCGAAGCCGGCCCCCTTCGACTCCGAAGCCACCTAG
- a CDS encoding CoA ester lyase, with protein MSHDAYRPRRSVLYMPSANARALEKAKTLPADAIIFDLEDAVAPDAKEAAREAACIAVQSGEYGNRELTIRINGMDTQWHADDMKAAAAAGPDGIVVPKVGSAEEVRQLVAAMEAAGAPEKTKLWAMVETPAAMLSCLEIASASDRLAVLVMGTNDLAKELYASHVPGRGPLLTGLGLCLLAARAAGKVILDGVYNDVKNAEGFEAECRQGQEMGFDGKTLIHPSQVEPCNDVFAPSEQEVADSEEIVRVWEETLAAGKGVATVNGRMIENLHVENARRILDMSNAITELQSQA; from the coding sequence GTGAGCCACGACGCCTACCGCCCCCGCCGCTCCGTTCTCTATATGCCATCGGCGAACGCGCGAGCGCTGGAGAAGGCCAAGACGCTACCGGCCGACGCGATCATCTTCGACCTGGAGGACGCCGTCGCGCCCGACGCCAAGGAAGCCGCTCGCGAGGCGGCTTGCATCGCCGTTCAGAGCGGTGAGTACGGCAACCGCGAGCTGACCATCCGGATCAACGGCATGGACACCCAGTGGCACGCGGACGACATGAAAGCCGCCGCCGCTGCCGGACCCGACGGCATCGTCGTCCCGAAGGTCGGCTCGGCCGAGGAGGTGCGCCAGCTGGTCGCCGCGATGGAGGCCGCCGGGGCACCGGAGAAGACCAAGCTGTGGGCGATGGTCGAGACCCCGGCCGCGATGCTCTCCTGCCTGGAGATCGCCTCGGCGTCCGACCGGCTCGCCGTGCTCGTCATGGGCACCAACGACCTGGCGAAGGAGCTCTACGCCTCGCACGTGCCCGGCCGCGGCCCGCTGCTGACCGGACTCGGTCTTTGCCTGCTCGCTGCGCGTGCCGCAGGCAAGGTGATCCTGGACGGCGTCTACAACGACGTGAAGAACGCCGAGGGATTCGAGGCCGAGTGCCGCCAGGGCCAGGAGATGGGCTTCGACGGCAAGACGCTGATCCACCCCAGCCAGGTCGAGCCCTGCAATGACGTCTTCGCGCCGTCCGAGCAGGAGGTCGCCGACTCCGAGGAGATCGTGCGGGTCTGGGAGGAGACCCTCGCCGCGGGCAAGGGGGTCGCCACCGTGAACGGCCGGATGATCGAGAACCTGCACGTCGAGAACGCCCGCCGCATCCTCGACATGAGCAACGCGATCACCGAGCTGCAGTCGCAGGCGTAA
- a CDS encoding Mrp/NBP35 family ATP-binding protein: protein MSTVDRSAVDAALATVNDPEIRRPITEIGMVKDVAISDSGQVDVGIYLTVAGCPMRDRITSDVTNAVSTVPGVSGVRVEMDVMNDEQRAELRKQLRGGQPEAVIPFAQPGSLTRVYAVASGKGGVGKSSVTVNLAVAMAQQGLRVGVVDADIYGHSVPRMIGVTTQPTQVDNMIMPPQANGVSVISVGMFTPGNAPVVWRGPMLHRALQQFLADVYWGDLDVLLLDLPPGTGDVAISIAQLLPNSELIIVTTPQIAAREVAERAGAIANQTHQQIVGVIENMSAFPCPHCGDPIELFGSGGGQAVADSLTQSTGTRVPLLGQVPLDTRLREGGDDGRPLVLSDPSSGAGLVLHEIAGKLATRERGLAGMSLGITPTRKG, encoded by the coding sequence ATGTCTACCGTCGATCGCAGCGCAGTCGATGCCGCTCTCGCCACCGTCAACGACCCGGAGATCCGCCGGCCGATCACCGAGATCGGCATGGTCAAGGACGTCGCCATCTCGGACTCCGGCCAGGTGGACGTCGGCATCTACCTCACGGTGGCGGGCTGCCCGATGCGCGATCGCATCACCAGCGACGTGACCAACGCCGTCTCGACGGTGCCCGGCGTGAGCGGTGTGCGGGTCGAGATGGACGTGATGAACGACGAGCAGCGCGCCGAGCTGCGCAAGCAGCTGCGCGGCGGCCAGCCGGAGGCCGTGATCCCGTTCGCCCAGCCCGGGTCCTTGACCCGCGTGTATGCCGTGGCCTCCGGCAAGGGCGGCGTGGGCAAGTCCAGCGTCACGGTGAACCTCGCCGTCGCGATGGCGCAGCAGGGGCTGCGCGTCGGCGTCGTGGACGCCGACATCTACGGGCACTCGGTTCCCCGCATGATCGGCGTGACCACCCAGCCGACGCAGGTCGACAACATGATCATGCCGCCGCAGGCCAACGGCGTCTCGGTGATCTCCGTCGGCATGTTCACCCCCGGAAACGCTCCCGTCGTCTGGCGCGGCCCGATGCTGCACCGGGCGCTGCAGCAGTTCCTCGCCGACGTCTACTGGGGCGATCTCGACGTCCTGCTGCTGGACCTCCCGCCGGGCACCGGCGACGTGGCGATCTCGATCGCCCAGCTGCTGCCCAACAGCGAGCTGATCATCGTCACCACGCCGCAGATCGCCGCGCGTGAGGTGGCCGAGCGCGCCGGCGCGATCGCGAACCAGACGCATCAGCAGATCGTCGGCGTCATCGAGAACATGTCGGCCTTCCCGTGCCCGCACTGCGGCGACCCGATCGAGCTGTTCGGGTCCGGCGGCGGGCAGGCGGTCGCCGACTCGCTCACCCAGTCGACCGGGACCCGGGTGCCGCTGCTGGGGCAGGTGCCACTGGACACCCGGCTGCGTGAGGGAGGGGACGACGGCCGGCCGCTGGTGCTGTCTGACCCTAGCTCTGGCGCCGGCCTGGTGCTGCACGAGATCGCGGGCAAGCTCGCCACCCGCGAGCGCGGGCTGGCCGGCATGAGCCTGGGCATCACGCCGACCCGCAAGGGCTAA